A stretch of the Bacteroidota bacterium genome encodes the following:
- the bamD gene encoding outer membrane protein assembly factor BamD, with protein sequence MLNKQFYITFLVVTALALFSCNNKERVYDTSGGEKKKRFDVTIGKFNKLVKSSDMDAKFTAAVKYFDAEEYTRALTLFEELMGVYRGTARGEEVHYYYAYCSYNLSDYIVAGYQFRNFVRNFPTSKHAEECAYMNAYCFYLNSPQYSLDQIDTKLAIKEFQRFTNQYPQSQHIPECNEILDRLRGKLELKSYENSMLYYNMSDYKASIVAFGNHLKEFPGNKHEEELNYLIIRSYYLLALNSIESKKQERFKAATDHYIKFLDNFPKSEYLKQAEMVYSSALKNLEKYNKPQS encoded by the coding sequence ATGCTGAATAAACAATTTTATATCACATTTTTAGTCGTAACCGCTTTAGCGCTTTTTTCTTGTAACAACAAGGAACGCGTTTATGATACATCGGGTGGCGAAAAAAAGAAACGTTTTGATGTGACCATCGGAAAGTTTAACAAGCTGGTAAAGAGCAGTGATATGGATGCGAAGTTTACGGCAGCCGTAAAGTATTTTGATGCCGAGGAATATACGCGTGCATTAACGTTATTTGAAGAATTGATGGGCGTTTACAGAGGTACTGCCCGTGGTGAAGAAGTTCATTATTACTATGCATATTGTAGTTATAATTTGAGTGATTACATTGTTGCTGGCTATCAATTCAGAAACTTTGTTCGCAACTTCCCAACCAGTAAACATGCTGAAGAATGTGCATATATGAATGCATATTGTTTCTATTTGAATTCGCCTCAATACAGTTTGGATCAAATTGATACAAAGTTAGCCATTAAGGAGTTTCAGCGTTTTACCAATCAATATCCTCAAAGTCAACACATCCCTGAATGCAACGAGATATTGGATCGATTAAGAGGGAAATTGGAATTGAAGTCGTATGAGAATTCAATGCTGTATTACAACATGAGTGATTATAAAGCTTCGATTGTGGCTTTTGGAAATCATTTAAAAGAGTTTCCGGGTAATAAACATGAAGAAGAATTGAATTATTTGATTATCCGCTCTTATTATTTATTGGCTTTGAATAGTATTGAATCAAAAAAGCAAGAACGTTTTAAAGCTGCTACGGATCATTACATTAAATTTTTGGATAATTTTCCAAAGAGCGAATACTTGAAACAAGCCGAAATGGTTTATTCCAGCGCATTAAAGAATTTAGAAAAGTATAACAAACCACAATCATAA